Proteins encoded in a region of the Methanofollis tationis genome:
- a CDS encoding nucleotidyltransferase family protein, with product MQSVTTESLRKKKRYIEQIARKHGAYNIRIFGSVARGEAHPESDLDLLIDMEPGRSLLDHVALIQDLEAYLGCRVDVVTERSLKDRLKKSILRDSIPL from the coding sequence ATGCAATCAGTGACAACAGAATCTCTCCGGAAGAAAAAGCGCTACATTGAACAGATTGCACGAAAACATGGTGCATACAATATCAGAATTTTCGGCTCGGTCGCGCGGGGCGAGGCGCATCCGGAAAGTGATCTCGATCTTCTCATCGATATGGAGCCTGGCCGGAGTCTTCTCGATCATGTCGCTCTCATCCAGGACCTCGAGGCATATCTCGGGTGCAGGGTGGACGTCGTCACTGAACGGTCCTTGAAAGATCGCTTGAAAAAGAGTATACTGAGAGATTCTATCCCCTTATGA
- a CDS encoding HepT-like ribonuclease domain-containing protein: MRDDRGRLLDIADSITQIERYAPVAKEDFLENELVQIWIIHHLQVIGEAASSLSPDVRSHTPEIPWQAIVGLRNILVHAYFRVDPEELWVVVERDIPLLKKSVGDLLDDQAT; the protein is encoded by the coding sequence ATGAGAGATGATAGAGGGCGTCTTCTGGATATCGCCGATTCGATCACGCAGATCGAGCGGTATGCGCCTGTCGCAAAAGAGGACTTCCTTGAGAACGAACTTGTTCAGATATGGATTATCCACCACCTGCAGGTGATAGGGGAGGCAGCATCATCTCTTTCTCCGGATGTGCGGAGCCACACACCGGAAATTCCCTGGCAGGCGATTGTCGGCCTGAGAAATATCCTTGTCCATGCATATTTCCGGGTCGACCCGGAAGAATTATGGGTTGTCGTGGAGCGAGACATCCCGCTCCTCAAAAAAAGCGTCGGCGATCTCCTCGACGATCAGGCGACCTGA
- the tmk gene encoding dTMP kinase, which yields MLVTIEGIDGSGKSTLVDGLHAALADLDPVITREPGATWVGEAVRRSIAENTDPVTECLLFVADHAAHLAHVVRPAIAKGRVVVSDRYSDSRYAYQGVTLEGVIPDPIGWLRAVHAPFTLVPDLTFLCVLPVSEAEKRLKAKREHFEDAEVLERVQKNYLALARAEPERFVLVDALLPQEDVCGFVADEIRRRAR from the coding sequence GTGCTCGTGACGATCGAGGGGATCGACGGGAGCGGGAAGAGCACGCTCGTCGACGGCCTGCATGCCGCCCTCGCCGATCTCGACCCCGTGATCACCCGCGAGCCCGGGGCCACCTGGGTGGGCGAGGCGGTGCGCCGGTCGATCGCCGAGAACACCGACCCGGTCACCGAGTGCCTCCTCTTTGTCGCCGATCATGCCGCCCACCTTGCGCACGTCGTCCGCCCGGCCATCGCCAAAGGGCGGGTCGTCGTCTCTGATCGTTATTCAGACAGCCGCTACGCCTACCAGGGCGTGACCCTGGAGGGCGTCATACCCGATCCCATCGGGTGGCTCAGGGCCGTCCACGCCCCCTTCACCCTTGTCCCCGACCTCACCTTCCTCTGCGTCCTGCCCGTGAGTGAGGCGGAGAAACGGCTCAAGGCGAAAAGGGAGCACTTCGAAGACGCAGAGGTGCTCGAGCGGGTGCAGAAAAACTATCTTGCCCTTGCCCGGGCCGAGCCCGAACGATTTGTGCTGGTCGACGCCCTGCTCCCGCAGGAGGACGTCTGCGGGTTTGTGGCTGACGAGATCAGGCGGCGGGCGAGGTGA
- a CDS encoding HisA/HisF-related TIM barrel protein, producing the protein MECILAMDLKDGAVVHGAKGKRETYAPLNWGLAASAEPMAYLADMQPEYLYIADLDRICGVGDHDRIVRDLAGMVRRCYVDRGCRSPADLMDGVVNVIGTETAGEDLAGYAGCYLSVDIKDGRVIPSGEAPLSVLERADALPFAGCILLHISGVGTGCGLPTDLEDLRAAYSGRLLWGGGVAGVRDLDTLEGAGFDGAIVATGVHRGTIPLAWLREGQTCS; encoded by the coding sequence ATGGAATGTATCCTTGCAATGGACCTGAAAGACGGCGCTGTCGTCCACGGGGCAAAAGGGAAGCGGGAGACCTATGCCCCGCTCAACTGGGGGCTGGCCGCCTCGGCTGAGCCGATGGCATACCTTGCGGACATGCAGCCGGAATACCTCTATATCGCCGATCTCGACCGGATCTGCGGGGTGGGGGACCACGACCGAATCGTGAGAGACCTCGCCGGGATGGTGCGGCGGTGCTATGTAGACCGGGGCTGCCGGTCCCCTGCCGACCTGATGGACGGCGTGGTCAATGTGATCGGGACCGAGACCGCCGGAGAGGATCTCGCCGGGTATGCGGGCTGCTATCTCTCGGTGGACATCAAGGACGGACGGGTGATCCCCTCGGGGGAGGCGCCGCTCTCGGTCCTGGAGCGGGCCGACGCCCTGCCCTTTGCCGGCTGCATCCTCCTCCACATCTCCGGCGTCGGGACCGGGTGCGGCCTTCCCACCGACCTCGAGGACCTCAGGGCCGCATATAGCGGGCGCCTCCTCTGGGGCGGCGGGGTCGCGGGGGTGCGCGACCTCGACACCCTCGAAGGGGCAGGTTTCGACGGCGCCATCGTGGCGACCGGCGTGCACCGGGGGACGATCCCCCTTGCCTGGCTGCGGGAGGGGCAGACGTGCTCGTGA
- a CDS encoding (5-formylfuran-3-yl)methyl phosphate synthase, producing MRLLVSPSSIEEARSALAADIIDVKKPSEGSLGANFPWVIRAIKEMAGKPVSAAIGDFDYKPGCASLAAYGAACAGADFIKVGLMFDGRDRAFDLARAVVRAVKDDFPEKTVVIAAYSDYERLGTISPFTAAEAAAEAGADIAMIDTGMKDGKSTFEFMDADTLASYTEENRSRGIATALAGSLKFEDLSALKTIDPEIIGVRGMVCGGDRSCVIRPELVEKALAMIR from the coding sequence ATGCGATTATTGGTCAGCCCTAGCAGTATCGAAGAGGCCCGATCCGCACTCGCCGCAGACATTATCGATGTCAAAAAGCCGTCCGAGGGATCGCTTGGGGCCAACTTTCCCTGGGTGATCCGCGCGATCAAGGAGATGGCGGGAAAACCGGTCAGTGCTGCTATTGGTGATTTTGACTATAAACCGGGCTGCGCATCCCTTGCAGCCTATGGAGCGGCCTGCGCCGGTGCCGATTTCATCAAGGTCGGGCTCATGTTCGACGGCAGGGACCGGGCCTTCGACCTCGCCAGAGCGGTTGTCAGGGCGGTCAAGGACGATTTTCCGGAAAAAACCGTTGTTATTGCAGCATATTCCGACTATGAGCGCCTTGGCACGATATCGCCCTTCACCGCAGCAGAGGCCGCGGCCGAGGCCGGCGCCGACATCGCCATGATCGATACCGGCATGAAAGATGGTAAAAGCACCTTTGAATTCATGGACGCCGACACCCTCGCCTCCTATACCGAGGAGAACCGGAGCCGCGGCATTGCCACCGCCCTTGCAGGTTCGCTGAAGTTCGAGGACCTCTCTGCCCTCAAGACCATCGATCCGGAGATCATCGGGGTCAGGGGCATGGTCTGCGGCGGCGACCGGAGTTGTGTCATCAGGCCCGAACTGGTGGAAAAAGCACTCGCGATGATCAGGTGA
- the guaB gene encoding IMP dehydrogenase, with protein sequence MYAEKLAVPTALTFDDVLLVPAASYVEPNDADVHSIFSKNIPLNIPLVSSAMDTVTEAGMAIAIARLGGIGVIHRNMRPERSVDEVVRVKRAEDLIEREVLSVGPETTLSEVEEMMNKHGIGGVPVIEDKKLIGIVSRRDIRAIVHRRGKESIRTIMTQFPITAREDVTAEAALETMYANKVERLPVTNGDGRLLGIITMQDILEKRSYPLANRDAKGSLRVAAAVGPFDFERATMLDEAGVDALVVDCAHGHNMHVVRAVREIKGSVKADVVAGNIATSEAAMELADTVDGLKVGIGPGSICTTRIVAGVGVPQVSAIASVADVAAPLGLPVIADGGVRYSGDIAKAIAAGANAVMMGSLFAGTDEAPGRIIAIQGRKYKQYRGMGSLGVMSHGESSDRYFQKKGIGRTKYVPEGVEGAIPYVGNVSDVIYQLVGGLKSAMGYTGSATIDDLRTKGRFVRITAAGMGESHPHNILITDEAPNYRLTG encoded by the coding sequence ATGTATGCGGAAAAACTCGCTGTCCCGACGGCTCTCACCTTCGACGACGTTCTGCTCGTCCCCGCCGCCTCGTATGTGGAGCCGAACGACGCCGATGTGCACTCGATCTTCTCAAAGAACATCCCGTTGAATATCCCGCTCGTCTCGTCGGCGATGGATACCGTGACCGAGGCGGGAATGGCGATCGCCATCGCCCGTCTCGGCGGCATCGGCGTCATTCACCGGAACATGCGGCCGGAACGTTCGGTGGACGAGGTGGTCAGGGTGAAGCGCGCCGAAGACCTGATCGAGCGCGAGGTGCTCTCGGTCGGCCCCGAGACCACCCTCTCCGAGGTTGAGGAGATGATGAACAAGCACGGTATCGGCGGCGTCCCGGTGATCGAGGACAAAAAACTCATCGGGATCGTCTCTCGCCGTGACATCAGGGCGATCGTGCACCGGCGCGGGAAAGAGTCGATCCGCACGATCATGACCCAGTTCCCGATCACGGCCCGGGAGGACGTCACCGCGGAGGCGGCGCTTGAGACGATGTACGCAAACAAGGTCGAGCGCCTGCCGGTCACGAACGGCGATGGCCGCCTCCTCGGGATCATCACGATGCAGGACATCCTGGAGAAGCGCTCGTACCCCCTTGCCAACCGCGATGCAAAGGGCAGCCTGCGCGTCGCCGCCGCCGTCGGCCCCTTCGACTTTGAACGGGCGACAATGCTCGACGAGGCAGGTGTCGACGCCCTGGTGGTGGACTGCGCCCACGGCCACAATATGCATGTGGTCAGGGCGGTGCGCGAGATCAAGGGGAGCGTGAAGGCCGACGTGGTCGCCGGCAACATCGCCACCTCAGAGGCGGCGATGGAGCTTGCCGACACCGTGGACGGGCTGAAGGTCGGGATCGGGCCTGGCTCGATCTGCACCACCCGGATCGTCGCCGGTGTCGGCGTCCCGCAGGTCTCGGCGATCGCGAGTGTCGCCGACGTCGCCGCCCCGCTCGGGCTCCCGGTGATCGCCGACGGTGGTGTCCGCTATTCCGGGGATATCGCAAAGGCGATCGCCGCCGGTGCCAACGCGGTGATGATGGGCAGCCTCTTTGCCGGGACCGACGAGGCGCCCGGGCGGATCATCGCGATCCAGGGGCGCAAGTACAAGCAGTACCGCGGCATGGGCTCTCTGGGCGTGATGAGCCATGGCGAGTCCTCCGACCGCTACTTCCAGAAGAAGGGGATCGGCAGGACGAAATATGTCCCCGAGGGCGTTGAAGGGGCGATTCCCTACGTCGGGAACGTCTCCGACGTGATCTACCAGCTGGTGGGCGGGCTGAAGTCGGCGATGGGCTATACCGGCTCGGCCACGATCGACGACCTGCGCACGAAGGGCAGGTTCGTGCGGATCACCGCAGCCGGGATGGGCGAGTCGCACCCGCACAATATCCTGATCACCGACGAGGCCCCGAACTACCGGCTGACCGGATGA
- a CDS encoding ArsR/SmtB family transcription factor, whose protein sequence is MFDDGETSRLLDILGNRNRRRIIDLLRQKPCFVTEISDKLMISPKAVIEHLQMMEEEQILSSFHDNRRRKYYSLTREICIDIRYGGEDTAQAVQPGGSREAKYLAALSMLARMLRTRDTLIANLEEIERDIDARMDEVVRYSQDLLSSETEMDLVLALAHCTLSLRDLEDYTGLEAGPVEQMLQDLMVKDIVEQNGNQYMLRGPYAEQPL, encoded by the coding sequence ATGTTTGATGATGGAGAGACCTCCCGTCTCCTTGATATCCTCGGCAACCGGAACCGGAGGCGTATCATCGATCTTCTCAGGCAGAAGCCCTGCTTTGTCACCGAGATCTCAGACAAGCTGATGATCTCGCCCAAGGCCGTGATAGAACATCTCCAGATGATGGAGGAGGAGCAGATCCTCTCCTCGTTCCATGACAACCGCCGGCGAAAATACTACAGCCTTACACGCGAGATCTGCATCGATATCCGCTATGGCGGGGAAGACACGGCTCAGGCTGTTCAACCGGGCGGATCGCGTGAGGCGAAGTATCTCGCCGCCCTCTCGATGCTTGCCCGGATGCTCCGCACGCGCGACACGCTCATCGCCAACCTCGAGGAGATCGAGCGCGATATCGATGCGCGGATGGACGAGGTCGTCAGGTACAGTCAGGACCTGCTCTCCAGCGAGACCGAGATGGACCTTGTGCTGGCACTCGCCCACTGCACACTCTCCCTCCGCGACCTTGAGGATTACACCGGCCTTGAGGCCGGGCCTGTGGAGCAGATGCTCCAGGACCTGATGGTAAAAGATATCGTCGAACAGAACGGAAACCAGTACATGCTGCGTGGTCCCTATGCCGAACAACCCCTATGA
- a CDS encoding alpha-crystallin domain-containing protein, translating into MPNNPYDEIFRSIAKILEDVLGENGDPPRIIGCTIIASGGSPGRAPGQDDAGPDISYELTESERCVYITARVPPACEGRASAAIGPVAVTVRMGEREVTIDLDDEIDPAQSSVSVNHGVLDVVCVKLQPGDPVASL; encoded by the coding sequence ATGCCGAACAACCCCTATGACGAGATATTCAGGAGCATTGCAAAGATCCTTGAAGACGTCCTCGGCGAGAACGGGGATCCGCCCAGAATCATCGGGTGCACGATCATCGCCTCGGGCGGTTCTCCTGGACGCGCCCCCGGACAGGACGATGCCGGCCCGGATATCTCGTACGAACTGACCGAGAGCGAACGGTGCGTCTATATCACGGCCCGGGTGCCGCCGGCCTGCGAGGGGCGGGCGTCGGCCGCGATCGGACCGGTGGCCGTCACCGTTAGGATGGGCGAACGGGAGGTGACGATCGATCTCGACGACGAGATCGATCCTGCTCAGAGCTCGGTCTCGGTGAACCATGGCGTGCTCGACGTGGTGTGCGTGAAACTACAGCCAGGGGATCCTGTAGCCTCTCTCTGA